In the genome of Lactuca sativa cultivar Salinas chromosome 3, Lsat_Salinas_v11, whole genome shotgun sequence, the window GTACATACACTACATGACACCATGTGCATGTCACATGTCATTTCCAAtgtcaaataatacattttatcgTTTTTCTCATCGCATGTCTTTTCTACTTCGACGTGTCATGTTACAAAACCTTTATCAAACAAATAGTTTGAAGTAAACGTTATCCAAATCCTTGCAACAAAAAATCGATTGAAGTGGCCCTAGGTTTATGGCTATTGTTATGGGAGTTCTAATTACAATGTATATGATCTACCTCTTGGTTGTTGCACTTGGGATGAGGTCTCAAGTGGTTGAAAGAATAACATATTTTTGCAAAACAAGTTGCTAGAAACTTCTAATAGCCAGTAACTTATTAAATCTATCAAATATTATTGCTTCAATGTGTTCCTCATACAATCTTTATTTACTTTATCTTTACGCTATACGTAGTAATATAACTCGAACAAATATCGATAATATTCCCACTTTTAGTTAGATATGTTAGCTCTTTCGACAAACTTCTTCCGACTTAAAAAACTTCACGACACTTTATTGGCTTGAATCAAGACTCTTCTCAATTGATCAGCAATATCTTGCATACGAATCGGTTTCCGAAGAATTCCATTCATCCCAAATTCCAAACATCTTTCCCACAAATCTTCATCCCCACAAGCAGTCGAAGCAATGATTAAAGGCCAATTCCGGCTCCTAAACTTTCTGATTCTTGAAGCCACTTCAAACCCATCTAAATCCGACAAATGCAAATCCAAAATCAAGATTTGGTAGGCGGCAACAGGCGGGGTGAGGGCGGTGAGACAGTTTAAACCATTGGTCACGGTGGTGACAACACATCCAAGTTTCTTGAGTAGTTTGCTAGTAACAGCCCGGTTTATATCATCTTCATCCGCTAAAAGAACTTGAACACCTTTCAAGATGGAGTTTGATAGTGGGTGGTGGTGGTCTGAGGGTTCACTGGTTTCAGATCCGGCCAGCATTATCGATGGCCGGAGCTGAAACCGGAGAACCAGTGACATGCTTTGATCGAACTCGATTGGATTCGGGACTACCCAAATGTTCCCTTGCATCATCTGGTTGTTACAacaatgtcatccaaatacaaaacAATTTTTATAATAATGTCCACGACAAAAATTTTAATAAcatattttaataaaagaaattCTTATAATATGTTGCTACTTTTGCacttaaactaaaaaaaatcatgaaaaatattgtttaaaaCTAACCTGGACCAACTTTTTGCACATAGTAAAGCTCAAACTTTCCTCCGCCACCACTCTCTGGCTTCTCAGATCACCGGAAGATCTCTCCACCACCGAAACCGCATCATTTATTCCGATTTCAAACTTCACATTAACATAACCATCATTAGACTTTGACCTCCAACTCCGccattgttgactttgacttcccctctctccaaaaaccctaaaagtcaaacaCCCACCACCATTCCCCCAACTTAAAAGATTCCCAACCATATGCAAAATCACCTGAAAAATCCTCCTTTCGTCTCCCAAAACATTATGCGGtaaatatttatcaaaattaACCTCAAATTTATTATCTTTATAAGCACACAAACATTTCGCAAGACACGCAGCTTCTTTAACCAAATCATGAAGCCGAAACGACGTCATTTCCAAAGGAAACTTGCCGTTATCTTTTGTGGAATCATCCATGACATCGTTTATCAGAATCGAAAGCACGTTGCTGTTTTTCACCATGGTGTCGATAATCACTCGTTGTTCATCGTTTAGATTGTCGTCTTGTAGAATCGAAAGTAAACCCATGATTGAATGCATCGGTTTTCTCAAACCTGTGCTCATGACTGATTGAAACGATCTTCTAGCTTGACTTGCTCTCATGGCGTCGTGTTTAGCTTGTTGTAAAGCTTGATTTTGCGCCACTAATTTGTCTCTCATAAGTCTGGATTCTTCTAGCACCGCCGCATGAGAAAGAGCCACCGCCACTTGATCGGCGACTGTTTTCAAGATCTCGAGTTCGGAATTAGTCCACGATCGGAAATTTCCTCCGGGAAGAACCAACACCAAGATCGCGTAACAAACTTGAACCATCTCCGGCGTGCCACCCTTGAAGTCCGCCACACGAAGCATCGGCATTCGAATCGCCGCCACACCTCCCGGCGGATCTAACCCACCGCTGCTCAACGCCGAAAGTCTTGATTCACGATCGAGTAACTTCACCACTTCGCTTCTTTTAATCTCTTGAACATCAGAATCTTGAATCGGGATGTAAAAATCGTTGATTGTTAAATTCTGTTCAACCCCTTTTAACTGATGAGTCAAATTCATGACAGTTTTAGCTTCATCAGGCATCCAAATGGCGCAATTTTGTAAATCCAAAGTCTCTGATAACTTATCGAGAGTTGTGTAAAGAATGGTGTGTCGATCGAGGGACTTTCGGATTTCATGAGTCAGCATTCTGACATGCCACCCGGCTTCTTTTTGTTTCTTGATCATTCCCATTTCTCTTCCGAGATCCCAAAACTTCTTTCTCAACATAAATTCAcgaactttaacttttaaaagaAGTGGGATTAGAGTGATTAGGGTAATCGCTGTAGCGAATGAGACTAACGCTGTGAGGAATTTGAAAATGGTGAGTGCGAGCATGAGTTGAAAAGGGTGGGCATTGTAAGTCCATCCGTTGAGTAAATGTGTCATTCCACAGAGAACGATGAATAAGATGAATTGAAAGAGAACCCATTTGAAAGGAACATTTGAACAGCTTACGAAGTAAAGAAGTTCGATTGGAATCGAGAAATAAGCAACTGCGATTAAGAAATCACTCACTCTTTGGGTTTCCATGATGTTTTTGTACCCGAAAAAACCTTCAAGCTCGCAGTTACAGCTTGAATATCCATTATCGGAAGCAGAAACAGAGACCAAGAACAGGAAAAGTAATATGAAATTTGATAATTTTCTCGACATTGGGTGAATTAAACGCGTTATGTTGGATAATTTGATTTGATTAGAGAGAATTATCGGTTTGTTTGAAGACTATAGCATCCTGCTCTTCAACGAGAGAAAACAGAATGAAAAAGGGAAAGGATTAATCAACCAGAAATGGAAAATCGACGAAACCCTTTTCAGAAATTGAATCAAACAGTTCGATTTCATAACCTCAGCTTGTAATTTGTAAATTTCAACAGATTTCAGTAGCGAAAACTGTTCTAAATTGCTTAAGTTTCCTCAAAATTCTGCAGATTATACACTAAAAACAAGAAACTACTAAAAATAGAAATCGATGAAAAAGCGAAAATGTAGGCAGAAGATATGAATTGTACCTTGCAAGAAATGCAACCCGTTTCTCCTCATCAATAATGGGAAACAAAACTCTTTAAAAATCAAAGTTCCATAGCGTTCTGAAACACAAAATCTGGGTCTCTAAtgaaataaactttttttttcctttttcttttgagAAAAACCCAATTCAGGAAAATTCCCTCATGGTCGAATTGAATTAGTGGAAATCAATGGAGAAACGCCAAGATTTTGTAGCTTTTTCCACATAAAGTCTGAAGAAAACTCTGAATAGAATAAATAAAAAGATGCATGCACCCACAACTGTTTTTCGCTATCCCCACACAACTAGAGTACTGAAGTTTCGGAAGGGGAAAGGGTCGAGATCGAGAGAGATGGGTTGGATAGATTAGTAGGCGCCGTTGTTttgggtagaggagagagaaatGGAAAACAAAAAGAATTAAGAAAATTCTtctttaaaattatttatttattttatataatagaaaataaaaaatttggttTATGTagttttcagatttttttttttttttttttttttttttttttttttgttatcgtACGTGATTTTCAAAACTTTAGGATATAGGCCTTTTCTTATGCTTTTTATTATGGTATGGTAGGTCTTTGTCAAATCTGAAATTACTATACTATCCTTTTGTTATAATTactttttaaattttcttttattaattatCAATTTAAAAAACAAATGTCTATAAATGGTCCCGTAAGTGCCACATAATTTTTTATCATAAAAATATGGTTTCTTGTTAGACCCAAGGAGTGGTGCAAcatcttattttaaaaaaattaatttaaataaaaactttaattttctcCCCCTCCCAATCACAAAACACGACCATTTT includes:
- the LOC111919145 gene encoding ethylene receptor 2 produces the protein MSRKLSNFILLFLFLVSVSASDNGYSSCNCELEGFFGYKNIMETQRVSDFLIAVAYFSIPIELLYFVSCSNVPFKWVLFQFILFIVLCGMTHLLNGWTYNAHPFQLMLALTIFKFLTALVSFATAITLITLIPLLLKVKVREFMLRKKFWDLGREMGMIKKQKEAGWHVRMLTHEIRKSLDRHTILYTTLDKLSETLDLQNCAIWMPDEAKTVMNLTHQLKGVEQNLTINDFYIPIQDSDVQEIKRSEVVKLLDRESRLSALSSGGLDPPGGVAAIRMPMLRVADFKGGTPEMVQVCYAILVLVLPGGNFRSWTNSELEILKTVADQVAVALSHAAVLEESRLMRDKLVAQNQALQQAKHDAMRASQARRSFQSVMSTGLRKPMHSIMGLLSILQDDNLNDEQRVIIDTMVKNSNVLSILINDVMDDSTKDNGKFPLEMTSFRLHDLVKEAACLAKCLCAYKDNKFEVNFDKYLPHNVLGDERRIFQVILHMVGNLLSWGNGGGCLTFRVFGERGSQSQQWRSWRSKSNDGYVNVKFEIGINDAVSVVERSSGDLRSQRVVAEESLSFTMCKKLVQMMQGNIWVVPNPIEFDQSMSLVLRFQLRPSIMLAGSETSEPSDHHHPLSNSILKGVQVLLADEDDINRAVTSKLLKKLGCVVTTVTNGLNCLTALTPPVAAYQILILDLHLSDLDGFEVASRIRKFRSRNWPLIIASTACGDEDLWERCLEFGMNGILRKPIRMQDIADQLRRVLIQANKVS